In one Magnetospirillum sp. genomic region, the following are encoded:
- a CDS encoding dienelactone hydrolase family protein translates to MPDDIRPTDLLDSQKTSLQPPALPVGRRGFMAGAGIATGFAIAAGPVQAQTMITTDTVGLAAGMVTVPTATGGMPAYYARPAQGDHFATVIVVQEIFGVHEYIKDVCRRLAKAGYLAVAPELYFRHGNPATAPDVQTVLRDIVSKVPDAEVMTDIDATVRWAGRDVGKGDTSKLGITGFCWGGRVVWLYSAHNPGVKSGVAWYGVVEGETNAMRTQHPIQQVARIKAPILGLYGGADAGIPNEGVDRMRAALRASGNTASDIVTYPDTPHAFHADYRPSYRPEQARDGWRRLEAWFARTLA, encoded by the coding sequence ATGCCCGACGATATTCGCCCCACTGATCTCCTCGACTCGCAGAAAACCTCGCTGCAGCCGCCGGCGCTGCCGGTCGGCCGCCGCGGCTTCATGGCGGGTGCAGGCATTGCCACCGGCTTTGCCATTGCGGCGGGTCCCGTGCAGGCCCAGACTATGATCACGACCGATACGGTCGGCCTTGCCGCCGGCATGGTCACGGTACCCACCGCAACCGGCGGCATGCCCGCCTACTATGCGCGCCCCGCACAAGGCGACCATTTTGCGACCGTGATTGTGGTGCAGGAAATCTTCGGCGTGCACGAATACATCAAAGACGTGTGCCGCCGTCTTGCGAAGGCAGGCTACCTTGCTGTCGCACCCGAGCTCTATTTCCGCCACGGCAATCCCGCGACCGCACCCGACGTGCAGACCGTGCTGCGCGACATCGTCTCGAAAGTTCCCGACGCCGAAGTCATGACCGACATCGACGCGACCGTTCGTTGGGCCGGCCGCGACGTCGGCAAGGGCGACACGAGCAAGCTCGGCATCACCGGCTTCTGCTGGGGCGGGCGCGTGGTGTGGCTCTATTCCGCGCACAATCCGGGCGTCAAATCGGGCGTGGCGTGGTACGGTGTGGTCGAAGGCGAAACCAACGCCATGCGCACCCAGCATCCGATCCAGCAGGTCGCCCGCATCAAGGCGCCGATCCTGGGCCTTTACGGCGGTGCGGATGCCGGCATCCCGAACGAAGGCGTGGACCGCATGCGTGCAGCCTTGCGCGCCTCGGGCAACACCGCGTCGGATATCGTGACCTATCCCGACACGCCGCACGCGTTCCATGCCGACTACCGGCCGAGCTACCGGCCCGAGCAGGCGCGCGACGGTTGGCGCCGTCTGGAAGCCTGGTTCGCGCGCACGCTCGCTTAA
- a CDS encoding bifunctional metallophosphatase/5'-nucleotidase, translating into MRKILFASLLALGLGACAGEPPAPLKLTILHNNDIHSRLQPVNAQSSTCSAQDAAQNRCFGGMARVATTLQTQKAAAEAAGRQVLTLDAGDQFQGSLFYSHYKGSAELEVMSQVGYDAMAIGNHEFDDGPENFARFLRAARFPVLSANIDAGTEPVLRDLFKSHVVLTRAGVKIAVVGATTEDTPEIASPGPRLRFSKAEDVLRPLVAKLRGEGVTHIVLLSHLGLPRDREVAAAVDGIDAIVGGHSHTLLGNGIDGAQGPYPTLVKNPSGRDVPIVQAGAFSRHVGRLDIDFDAAGNVVAASGNTILIAQSVVPHAAIQATIDRLDGPLAQVRETRVGQGAIDYTLDGCRARECALGNLVAEAMLAATRGQGTQIALQNGGGLRAGIAAGEIRLGAVLTTLPFQNSVATLKLKGSDFVAALENGLSQVAQGGGRFPQVAGVRYTWDVSRPVGSRVVSVELRRADGSYGPFDPNATYSIATNDFMRRGGDGYTVLRDSAIDPYDFGPGLDDALAAYVRANSPVRVPIDGRIVTR; encoded by the coding sequence ATGCGCAAGATCCTGTTTGCTTCGTTGCTGGCGTTGGGTCTTGGGGCCTGTGCGGGCGAACCGCCCGCACCGCTCAAACTCACCATCCTGCACAACAACGACATCCATTCGCGCCTGCAGCCGGTCAATGCGCAGAGCAGCACGTGTTCGGCCCAGGATGCCGCGCAGAACCGCTGCTTCGGCGGCATGGCGCGTGTGGCCACCACGCTGCAGACGCAGAAGGCCGCGGCCGAAGCCGCCGGCCGCCAGGTGCTCACGCTCGACGCCGGCGACCAGTTTCAGGGCTCGCTTTTCTACAGCCACTACAAAGGCTCGGCCGAACTCGAAGTGATGAGCCAGGTCGGCTACGATGCGATGGCGATCGGCAACCACGAATTCGACGATGGCCCGGAAAACTTCGCGCGCTTCCTGCGCGCGGCTCGCTTCCCCGTGTTGTCGGCCAATATCGACGCCGGCACCGAGCCCGTGCTGCGCGACCTGTTCAAAAGCCATGTCGTGCTCACGCGCGCGGGCGTGAAGATCGCGGTCGTGGGGGCCACGACCGAAGACACGCCCGAAATCGCGTCGCCGGGCCCGCGCTTGCGCTTTTCGAAGGCCGAAGACGTGCTGCGCCCGCTCGTCGCCAAGCTGCGCGGCGAGGGCGTTACGCACATCGTGCTGCTCTCGCATCTGGGCTTGCCGCGCGACCGCGAGGTTGCGGCGGCCGTGGACGGCATCGACGCGATCGTCGGCGGCCATTCGCACACGCTGCTCGGCAACGGCATCGACGGCGCGCAAGGGCCGTATCCCACGCTCGTCAAGAACCCGTCGGGCCGCGACGTGCCGATCGTGCAGGCCGGCGCCTTCTCGCGCCATGTCGGACGCTTGGATATCGATTTCGACGCGGCCGGCAACGTGGTGGCGGCGTCGGGCAATACGATCCTGATTGCGCAATCGGTGGTGCCGCATGCGGCCATCCAGGCGACGATCGACCGGCTCGACGGACCGCTCGCCCAAGTGCGCGAGACGCGCGTGGGCCAGGGGGCTATCGACTACACGCTCGACGGCTGCCGCGCACGCGAATGCGCGCTCGGCAATCTCGTCGCCGAAGCGATGCTTGCGGCCACGCGCGGCCAGGGCACGCAGATAGCACTCCAGAACGGCGGCGGCCTGCGCGCCGGCATTGCGGCGGGCGAAATCCGCTTGGGCGCGGTGCTCACCACCTTGCCGTTCCAGAACTCGGTCGCAACGTTGAAGCTCAAGGGCAGCGATTTCGTGGCAGCCCTCGAAAACGGCTTGTCGCAGGTGGCGCAAGGCGGCGGGCGCTTCCCGCAGGTCGCGGGCGTGCGCTACACGTGGGACGTTTCGCGCCCCGTGGGCAGCCGCGTCGTTTCGGTCGAACTGCGCCGGGCGGACGGCAGCTACGGCCCGTTCGATCCAAACGCGACCTATTCGATCGCGACCAACGATTTCATGCGCCGCGGCGGCGACGGCTACACCGTGCTGCGCGACAGTGCCATCGATCCCTACGATTTCGGCCCGGGCCTCGACGATGCCCTGGCCGCCTATGTCCGTGCCAACTCGCCGGTGCGGGTCCCGATCGACGGACGTATCGTGACGCGCTGA
- the cobT gene encoding cobaltochelatase subunit CobT gives MAQRNNEGPVERFRQATAAAVRAIAGVPELTVAFSAEPANLRGTEALLPQPARDLPPGEVAIVRGEADAIALKQRHHNAAVHAKRQPQGAMGRAIYDAVEQARCEALGARYMAGVADNLGAALDERCRQAGYARIADRESAPLVDALSLLAREAFTGRQPPEAARRMVDLWRPWIETKTGADLVDLARSLDDQAVFAETARKLIADLELGEEEGQSTEADDDQSQEGEKDDDGQKSGEAEDSGDTSQAEAMQGSETREAAGEDGGEGEGEEQEGDDSDGMGEDGPERPGKRARPPQDGRNSTDQPMYRAYTTEFDEIVEADALCDAEELTRLRAHLDQQLSHLQGVIARLANRLQRRLLARQSRAWEFDLEEGMLDAARLARVVANPAYSLSYKRELDTKFRDTVVSLLIDNSGSMRGRPITVAAMSADILARTLERCAVKVEILGFTTRAWKGGQSRERWLQGGKSANPGRLNDLRHIVYKGADAPWRRARKSLGLMLREGLLKENIDGEALLWAHNRLIARPEQRKILMVISDGAPVDDSTLSVNPGNYLERHLREAIEYVENRSPVELLAIGIGHDVTRYYKRAVTIVDAEQLGGTVMEKLAELFEEDAAPQGRRRRA, from the coding sequence ATGGCCCAACGCAACAACGAAGGTCCGGTCGAGCGCTTTCGCCAAGCGACGGCAGCCGCCGTGCGCGCCATCGCGGGCGTGCCGGAACTGACCGTCGCTTTCTCGGCCGAGCCCGCCAATCTGCGCGGGACCGAAGCGCTGCTGCCGCAGCCCGCGCGCGATCTGCCGCCGGGCGAAGTCGCGATCGTGCGCGGCGAGGCGGACGCGATCGCCCTCAAGCAGCGCCACCACAATGCCGCCGTGCATGCCAAGCGCCAGCCGCAAGGGGCGATGGGCCGCGCCATCTACGACGCGGTCGAACAAGCGCGCTGCGAGGCACTCGGTGCCCGCTACATGGCGGGCGTCGCCGACAATCTGGGGGCCGCGTTGGACGAGCGCTGCCGCCAGGCGGGTTATGCGCGCATCGCCGACCGCGAGTCCGCACCGCTCGTCGATGCGCTGTCGCTGCTGGCGCGCGAGGCCTTCACCGGTCGCCAACCGCCCGAAGCCGCAAGGCGCATGGTCGATCTGTGGCGCCCGTGGATCGAAACCAAGACAGGTGCCGATCTCGTCGATCTTGCGCGCAGTCTCGACGACCAGGCGGTCTTTGCCGAAACCGCGCGCAAGCTCATCGCCGATCTCGAGCTTGGCGAAGAAGAAGGCCAATCGACCGAGGCCGACGACGACCAGAGCCAAGAGGGCGAAAAGGACGACGACGGCCAGAAATCGGGCGAGGCCGAAGACAGCGGCGACACCTCGCAGGCCGAAGCCATGCAGGGCTCCGAAACCCGCGAAGCCGCCGGCGAAGACGGCGGCGAGGGCGAAGGCGAGGAGCAGGAAGGCGACGACAGCGACGGCATGGGCGAAGACGGGCCCGAGCGGCCAGGCAAGCGCGCGCGTCCGCCGCAGGACGGGCGCAATTCGACCGACCAGCCGATGTACCGCGCCTACACGACCGAGTTCGACGAGATTGTCGAGGCCGACGCTCTTTGCGACGCCGAGGAGCTCACGCGCCTGCGCGCCCATCTCGACCAGCAATTGAGCCATCTGCAGGGCGTTATCGCGCGGCTCGCCAACCGGCTGCAGCGCCGCTTGCTTGCCCGCCAGAGCCGTGCGTGGGAGTTCGACCTCGAAGAAGGCATGCTCGATGCGGCACGCCTTGCGCGCGTCGTCGCCAATCCGGCCTATTCGCTGTCCTACAAGCGCGAACTCGACACAAAATTCCGCGACACGGTCGTCTCGCTGCTGATCGACAATTCGGGCTCGATGCGCGGCCGGCCGATCACGGTTGCCGCCATGTCGGCCGACATTCTGGCGCGCACGCTCGAGCGCTGTGCGGTCAAGGTCGAGATCTTGGGATTCACCACGCGCGCCTGGAAGGGCGGCCAGAGCCGCGAGCGCTGGCTGCAGGGCGGCAAATCGGCCAATCCGGGCCGCCTCAACGATCTGCGCCATATCGTCTACAAGGGGGCGGATGCGCCCTGGCGGCGCGCGCGCAAGTCGCTCGGTCTCATGCTGCGCGAAGGTTTGCTCAAAGAGAATATCGACGGCGAAGCGCTGCTGTGGGCGCATAACCGCCTCATCGCACGTCCCGAGCAGCGCAAGATCCTGATGGTGATTTCAGACGGCGCACCGGTCGACGATTCGACGCTGTCGGTCAATCCCGGCAACTATCTCGAGCGCCATCTGCGCGAAGCCATCGAATACGTCGAAAACCGTTCGCCGGTCGAACTCCTGGCCATCGGCATCGGCCACGACGTGACGCGCTACTACAAACGTGCCGTCACGATCGTCGATGCCGAGCAGCTCGGCGGCACGGTCATGGAAAAACTCGCCGAACTTTTCGAAGAAGACGCAGCCCCGCAAGGCCGCCGCCGCCGCGCTTAA
- the cobS gene encoding cobaltochelatase subunit CobS, with protein sequence MSPAIASAPLHADLHTRVPDIKVKVREVFGIDSDLEVPAFSTAPTDHVPDRDDNYRFDKETTLAILAGFAFNRRVMVQGYHGTGKSTHIEQVAARLNWPCIRINLDSHISRIDLVGRDAIVVRDGKQITEFREGLLPWALQHPVALVFDEYDAGRADVMFVIQRVLELDGKLTLLDQNRVLRPHPAFRLFATANTVGLGDTTGLYHGTQQINQGQMDRWNIVTTLNYLPHDEETRIVLAKSQGYDTKEGRDILAAMVALADLTRAGFMAGDISTVMSPRTVITWAENARIFGDVAFAFRVTFLNKCDEVERQTVAEYYQRCFGVELPGGAGLAVRKAG encoded by the coding sequence ATGTCCCCTGCGATCGCGTCTGCCCCGCTGCATGCCGACCTCCACACCCGCGTGCCCGACATCAAGGTCAAAGTCCGGGAGGTCTTCGGCATTGATTCGGATCTCGAAGTGCCGGCGTTTTCGACCGCCCCCACCGACCATGTGCCGGACCGCGACGACAATTACCGTTTCGACAAGGAAACCACGCTTGCAATCCTGGCGGGCTTCGCCTTCAACCGCCGCGTGATGGTGCAGGGCTATCACGGCACGGGCAAATCGACGCATATCGAGCAGGTCGCCGCCCGCCTCAACTGGCCGTGCATCCGTATCAATCTCGACAGCCATATCAGCCGCATCGATCTCGTCGGGCGCGACGCGATCGTGGTGCGCGACGGCAAGCAGATCACCGAATTCCGCGAAGGGCTGCTGCCCTGGGCGCTGCAGCACCCGGTGGCCCTCGTGTTCGACGAATACGACGCCGGCCGAGCGGACGTGATGTTCGTGATCCAGCGCGTGCTCGAACTCGACGGCAAGCTCACGCTGCTCGACCAGAACCGCGTGCTGCGCCCGCATCCGGCGTTCCGTCTGTTTGCGACGGCCAACACGGTGGGCCTCGGCGACACGACCGGCCTCTATCACGGCACGCAGCAGATCAACCAGGGCCAGATGGACCGCTGGAACATCGTGACCACGCTCAACTATCTGCCGCACGACGAAGAGACGCGCATCGTGCTCGCGAAGTCGCAAGGCTACGACACCAAGGAAGGCCGCGACATCTTGGCCGCCATGGTCGCGCTGGCCGACCTCACGCGCGCAGGCTTCATGGCCGGCGACATTTCGACCGTGATGAGCCCGCGCACGGTCATCACCTGGGCCGAGAATGCGCGCATCTTCGGCGACGTGGCATTCGCGTTCCGGGTCACGTTCCTCAACAAGTGCGACGAGGTCGAACGCCAGACCGTGGCCGAATACTACCAACGCTGCTTCGGCGTCGAATTGCCGGGCGGTGCGGGGCTTGCCGTGCGCAAGGCCGGCTGA
- a CDS encoding J domain-containing protein has protein sequence MVMARARTRPYDRPQTDPRSAPRVCDHPGCAEQGAYRAPKDRKKLNDFYWFCLAHVREYNASWDFYKGVDADTLERERRADVIGRRPTWPMGVGKRARAPLGRTEALEEAMRRWFADGEIPGFEAHAKPEPRKQRPVGPVEEALSLLELDWDATFDQIKSRYKSLVKRHHPDANGGDKAAEERLKSINQAYTVLKAQIAKQTARS, from the coding sequence ATGGTTATGGCACGCGCGCGCACCCGCCCCTACGACAGGCCTCAGACCGATCCACGATCGGCGCCGCGTGTCTGCGACCATCCGGGCTGTGCCGAACAGGGCGCTTATCGGGCCCCCAAGGATCGCAAAAAGCTCAACGATTTCTATTGGTTCTGCCTTGCCCATGTGCGCGAATACAATGCCTCCTGGGACTTCTACAAAGGGGTCGATGCCGACACGTTGGAGCGCGAGCGCCGGGCCGACGTGATCGGCCGCCGCCCGACTTGGCCGATGGGGGTCGGCAAACGTGCCCGGGCACCGCTCGGGCGCACCGAAGCGCTCGAAGAGGCGATGCGGCGCTGGTTTGCCGACGGCGAAATCCCGGGATTCGAGGCGCATGCGAAGCCGGAACCCCGCAAACAGCGCCCGGTTGGCCCTGTCGAGGAGGCGCTTTCGCTGCTCGAGCTCGATTGGGATGCCACGTTCGACCAGATAAAGTCTCGATACAAGTCGCTCGTCAAACGCCATCACCCGGACGCAAACGGGGGCGACAAGGCGGCGGAAGAACGTCTAAAATCCATCAATCAGGCCTACACCGTCCTGAAGGCGCAGATCGCAAAACAGACGGCCCGCTCGTAA
- a CDS encoding MaoC family dehydratase N-terminal domain-containing protein, with product MNETDWIGRTETREAQIDATRVAELAACLDRDAPADILPPGWHWAFFNGAAKASTLGPDGHPARGGFLPPISLQRRMWAGGDLRFHASIPVGAAATRRSTIRSVVRKRGRTGDLVFVAVDHAIDVDGTLCLEETHDIVYRDIGPPAAAVPAPIDEDWAQDMRADAVLLFRYSAVTFNGHRIHYDRAYATQVEAYPGLIVHGPLLATLLQGFAERASGAKLKRFVFRGAAPLFDGEDFALCGKTDGNFWVRASGGRLIQQAQADFAA from the coding sequence ATGAACGAGACGGATTGGATCGGCCGCACGGAGACGCGCGAAGCGCAGATCGACGCGACGCGCGTGGCCGAACTTGCCGCCTGTCTCGACCGCGATGCGCCCGCCGATATTCTGCCGCCGGGCTGGCATTGGGCGTTTTTCAATGGGGCCGCCAAGGCTTCGACATTGGGGCCCGACGGGCACCCAGCGCGCGGCGGTTTTCTGCCGCCGATTTCGCTGCAGCGGCGCATGTGGGCGGGCGGGGATCTGCGCTTTCACGCATCCATCCCGGTCGGTGCCGCGGCCACGCGCCGCTCCACGATCCGCAGCGTGGTGCGCAAACGCGGGCGCACCGGCGATCTCGTGTTCGTCGCAGTCGATCATGCGATCGATGTGGACGGCACGCTATGCCTCGAAGAGACGCACGACATCGTCTATCGCGATATCGGCCCGCCGGCGGCTGCGGTACCCGCTCCCATCGACGAAGACTGGGCGCAGGACATGCGCGCCGATGCCGTACTCCTGTTCCGCTATTCGGCCGTCACCTTCAACGGCCATCGCATCCATTACGACCGTGCTTACGCAACGCAAGTCGAAGCCTATCCAGGCCTCATCGTGCACGGGCCGTTGCTGGCAACCTTGCTGCAGGGCTTTGCCGAGCGCGCGAGCGGCGCCAAGCTCAAGCGCTTTGTATTCCGCGGGGCCGCCCCATTGTTCGACGGCGAAGATTTTGCCCTATGCGGCAAGACCGACGGAAATTTCTGGGTACGCGCGTCCGGCGGCCGCCTGATCCAGCAGGCACAGGCGGATTTCGCCGCCTGA
- a CDS encoding CaiB/BaiF CoA-transferase family protein, translated as MPTPKSDGALDGIFVLALEQAVAAPYCTSRLADAGARVVKIERPEGDFARAYDAAVKGQASYFVWLNRGKESLVADIKNADDAALLHRMLAKADVFVQNLMPGAAARAGFGSAELRKLYPKLICVDVSGYGADGPYAQRKSYDMLVQAETGLASITGSADAPARVGVSVCDIAAGMYAHQAVLEALIRRGRTGEGATIEVSLFDGMADWMAVPLLHFDYAGKAPTRVGLKHPSVAPYSAFATSDGAAILISIQNDREWRDFCAGVLGETSLPQFATNILRVTNREALDAHIAAFFAKHTRAELVVLLDRAKIAFGEVNDVEHFSAHPQLRRVAVETPAGPVALPAPPPIVDGVRDRKLRAVPALGQHNAALRAEFA; from the coding sequence ATGCCCACGCCTAAATCAGACGGCGCTCTCGACGGAATTTTTGTACTAGCACTCGAGCAGGCGGTGGCGGCCCCCTATTGCACGTCGCGCTTGGCGGATGCGGGCGCGCGCGTGGTCAAGATCGAGCGGCCCGAAGGCGACTTCGCGCGCGCCTACGATGCGGCCGTCAAGGGCCAGGCGAGCTATTTCGTGTGGCTCAATCGCGGTAAGGAGTCGCTGGTCGCCGACATCAAAAACGCGGATGATGCGGCGCTGCTGCATCGCATGTTGGCCAAGGCCGACGTGTTCGTGCAGAACCTGATGCCGGGAGCCGCCGCACGCGCCGGCTTCGGCAGTGCCGAGTTGCGCAAACTTTATCCCAAGCTCATCTGCGTCGATGTCTCCGGTTACGGGGCCGACGGGCCGTATGCGCAGCGCAAGAGCTACGACATGCTGGTGCAGGCCGAAACGGGTTTGGCCTCGATTACCGGCAGCGCGGATGCGCCCGCACGCGTCGGCGTGTCGGTTTGCGACATTGCGGCCGGCATGTACGCGCACCAAGCGGTTCTCGAAGCCTTGATCCGGCGCGGCCGCACGGGCGAGGGGGCCACGATCGAAGTGTCGCTGTTCGACGGCATGGCCGATTGGATGGCAGTGCCATTGCTGCATTTCGACTATGCCGGCAAAGCGCCCACGCGTGTGGGGCTCAAACATCCGTCCGTCGCCCCCTACAGCGCATTTGCCACGTCGGACGGGGCGGCGATTCTGATCTCGATCCAAAACGATCGCGAATGGCGCGATTTCTGCGCGGGCGTACTCGGCGAAACCTCGCTGCCGCAGTTTGCTACGAACATTCTGCGCGTGACGAATCGCGAAGCACTCGACGCCCACATCGCCGCGTTTTTCGCCAAACACACGCGCGCCGAGCTCGTCGTTTTGCTCGACCGTGCCAAGATCGCGTTCGGCGAGGTCAACGACGTCGAGCACTTCTCGGCTCATCCGCAATTGCGGCGCGTGGCCGTCGAAACGCCGGCGGGGCCCGTCGCACTCCCGGCCCCGCCGCCGATCGTGGACGGCGTGCGCGATCGGAAGTTGCGCGCCGTCCCCGCCTTGGGCCAGCACAACGCCGCCTTGCGCGCGGAGTTCGCATGA
- a CDS encoding acyl-CoA/acyl-ACP dehydrogenase — MIARHDEIRASVQALCRDFPGSYWRDRDRAREYPTAFVKALTDSGMLAALIPEEYGGAGLPLSAAAAILEEIHGSGANGAACHAQMYTMGTILRHGSDAQKQRYLPGIASGALRLQAFGVTEPDAGSDTSAIRTTAERRGDIYVVNGQKVWTSRAEHSDLMLLLARTAPKDAASKNAGAKKTDGLSVFVLDMRGAKGLSIRPLRAMLNHATTEVFFDNVEIPIENRIGTEGKGFRYILDGMNAERILIAAECIGDARWFVDTAAAYAKSRRVFGRPIGQNQGVQFPIAKAYAAMRSAELMVHEAIRRYEAGEPCGAEANMAKMLAADASWQAGEACLQTHGGFGFAEEYDVERKFRETRLYQVAPISTNLVLSYIAEHVLGLPRSF, encoded by the coding sequence ATGATTGCGCGACACGACGAAATCCGGGCCAGCGTCCAGGCGCTCTGCCGCGATTTTCCCGGAAGCTATTGGCGCGACCGCGACCGTGCGCGCGAATATCCGACGGCGTTCGTGAAAGCATTGACCGACAGCGGCATGCTGGCGGCCTTGATCCCCGAAGAATACGGCGGTGCGGGTCTGCCGCTCTCGGCCGCCGCCGCGATCCTCGAAGAGATCCATGGCAGCGGCGCCAACGGGGCTGCGTGCCACGCGCAGATGTACACGATGGGCACGATCTTGCGGCACGGCAGCGACGCGCAAAAGCAGCGCTATTTGCCGGGCATCGCGTCGGGCGCCTTGCGCCTGCAGGCCTTCGGCGTGACCGAGCCCGATGCGGGCAGCGATACCTCGGCCATCCGCACCACGGCCGAGCGACGCGGCGACATCTATGTCGTCAACGGCCAAAAAGTGTGGACGAGCCGCGCCGAACATTCGGACCTGATGCTGTTGCTCGCGCGCACGGCACCCAAAGACGCCGCTTCCAAAAACGCAGGGGCCAAAAAGACCGACGGGCTTTCCGTCTTCGTACTCGACATGCGCGGCGCCAAGGGCCTGTCGATCCGGCCGCTGCGCGCGATGCTGAACCACGCGACGACCGAAGTGTTTTTCGACAATGTCGAAATCCCGATCGAAAATCGCATCGGCACTGAGGGAAAAGGCTTTCGCTACATTCTCGACGGCATGAATGCCGAGCGCATTCTGATCGCCGCCGAATGCATCGGCGACGCGCGCTGGTTTGTCGATACGGCGGCGGCTTACGCCAAATCGCGGCGCGTGTTCGGCCGCCCGATAGGCCAGAACCAAGGCGTGCAGTTCCCGATCGCCAAAGCCTATGCCGCGATGCGCAGCGCCGAATTGATGGTGCATGAAGCGATTCGGCGCTACGAGGCGGGCGAACCTTGTGGGGCGGAAGCCAACATGGCCAAGATGCTGGCGGCCGACGCGTCGTGGCAGGCGGGCGAAGCGTGCCTGCAGACGCATGGCGGCTTCGGCTTTGCGGAGGAATACGACGTCGAGCGCAAATTCCGCGAAACGCGGCTCTACCAAGTCGCACCCATCTCGACCAATCTCGTGCTGTCCTACATTGCCGAGCATGTGCTTGGTTTGCCGAGGTCGTTCTGA
- a CDS encoding Ldh family oxidoreductase, translating into MSETIALAEAHRIAVAALVAANTSPANAASVADALIAAEADGLASHGLSRVAAYADQAKVGKVDGHAVPTLTATAPGTLLVDAKDGFAYPAIEAAIARAAEMAKTAGTVAVGIANSHHFGAAGLHVEAAAKHGLVALLFGNSPAAIAPWGGSKPLFGTNPIAFACPRQGQPPLVIDLSLSKVARGKIMVAAQKGDAIPEGWALDPSGQPTTDAKQALAGTMLPLGDAKGAALVLMVELLSAALTASHFGFEASSFFDAKGPPPRVGQLLMLIDPARLAGAAFAARVETLLGAVLGQSGTRLPGARRLALRAKAAKDGIKVPADLLADLRKRAAG; encoded by the coding sequence ATGAGCGAAACCATCGCCTTGGCCGAAGCGCATCGGATCGCGGTTGCCGCACTCGTTGCCGCGAACACCTCGCCCGCCAATGCCGCTTCGGTCGCCGACGCGTTGATCGCAGCCGAGGCCGATGGGCTGGCGAGCCACGGTCTGTCGCGTGTGGCCGCCTATGCCGATCAAGCCAAAGTAGGCAAAGTCGATGGCCATGCCGTGCCCACATTGACCGCAACGGCCCCCGGCACATTGTTGGTCGACGCGAAAGATGGGTTTGCGTACCCGGCCATAGAAGCGGCGATCGCGCGCGCAGCCGAAATGGCAAAGACCGCCGGCACGGTTGCGGTCGGCATTGCCAACTCGCACCATTTCGGGGCTGCGGGCTTGCATGTCGAAGCGGCGGCCAAGCACGGGCTTGTGGCGTTGCTGTTCGGCAATTCGCCGGCGGCGATCGCACCCTGGGGCGGGTCGAAGCCGCTCTTCGGCACCAACCCGATCGCGTTTGCCTGCCCTCGGCAGGGCCAGCCGCCATTGGTGATCGATCTGTCTTTGTCCAAAGTCGCGCGCGGCAAGATCATGGTCGCAGCGCAGAAGGGCGATGCGATCCCGGAAGGCTGGGCACTCGATCCTTCAGGCCAGCCCACGACCGACGCAAAACAAGCGCTCGCGGGCACGATGCTGCCGCTGGGCGACGCCAAGGGTGCCGCCCTCGTGCTGATGGTCGAATTGCTGTCGGCCGCGTTGACCGCGTCGCATTTCGGTTTCGAGGCGAGCTCGTTTTTCGACGCCAAAGGCCCGCCGCCGCGCGTGGGCCAATTGCTGATGCTGATCGATCCCGCAAGGCTGGCGGGCGCAGCGTTTGCCGCGCGCGTCGAGACGTTGCTGGGGGCGGTGCTCGGCCAGTCGGGCACGCGCCTGCCGGGTGCAAGGCGCCTTGCCTTGCGCGCGAAAGCGGCCAAAGACGGCATCAAAGTGCCGGCCGATCTGCTGGCCGATCTGCGCAAACGGGCAGCGGGATGA